In a genomic window of Macrobrachium rosenbergii isolate ZJJX-2024 chromosome 44, ASM4041242v1, whole genome shotgun sequence:
- the LOC136829270 gene encoding uncharacterized protein yields the protein MLSIRLTLAVTLCFMIAAAQNAPTLPDPDYLDDIKEYGQHYTDEAAHKYMEQINKMDMLDVDDYPDDDDDDEDYDEDEDDEDEDEDDDDDGEGGCGDGSDDDDDDDDDEDEEDLSPVEQVIETYFTR from the exons ATGCTCTCCAtcag ACTGACATTGGCTGTCACGCTTTGCTTCATGATAGCAGCTGCCCAAAATGCCCCAACGCTGCCTGACCCAGATTATTTGGACGACATCAAG GAATACGGGCAGCATTACACAGACGAAGCGGCCCACAAGTACATGGAACAAATCAACAAGATGGACATGTTAGACGTCGATGACTACCCGgacgatgacgacgacgatgaagATTACGACGAAGATGAGGACGACGAAGACGAGGACgaggatgacgacgacgacggTGAAGGCGGATGCGGTGATGGCagtgacgacgacgacgatgacgatgacgatgagGACGAAGAGGACCTCAGTCCAGTCGAACAAGTCATCGAAACGTATTTCACGAGATGA